The following are encoded in a window of Coleofasciculus sp. FACHB-1120 genomic DNA:
- the sppA gene encoding signal peptide peptidase SppA, producing MRSFLKQTFASLLGSLFGLILFFGLGTSGLILLLIAVASKDTGPEVEDKSVLVIDQSLTITDSDPISSTSQAISEALSGEENKTVRLRTVLDAIAQATKDKRIVGVYLDGSGSSSSSTGFATLKEVRSALEKFRKSGKKIVAYNMDLGKREYYLSSVADTIVMNPLGTIEMNGLRSESIFLTGALQKYGVGVQVIRVGKFKAAVEPYVLTKLSPENRQQTQNLLGDLWGDFLTTVSQGRKLNPKQLQAIADTQGILTAPDAKKRGFVDQVAYLDQVVADLKKLTGRTEEDKSFRQINLATYARATQSEGTNRTSDNKIALLYAEGEIVDGEGTSRQVGGDRFARQLRRLRLDKDVKAVVLRVNSPGGSASASEVIQREVRLTRQVKPIIVSMGDVAASGGYWISTYANQIYAEPNTITGSIGVFGMLLNFQKLANNNGITWDVVKTSKLADSTTVSRPKTPQELAIHQQFVNQIYGQFLNKVADSRKLSKQKVAEIAQGRVWSGQDAKQLGLVDRIGGIDDAIQSAAVTAKLGENWELEEYPKVRSLEQRILKQFAGGENAQIKEPSDLLSAELLKLQEELMALKIMNDPRGIYARLPYNLRID from the coding sequence ATGCGTAGTTTCCTAAAACAAACCTTTGCTAGCTTACTTGGAAGCCTATTCGGACTCATCCTATTTTTTGGTTTGGGAACGAGCGGGCTAATCTTGTTGTTGATTGCGGTGGCATCGAAAGATACAGGACCGGAAGTTGAGGATAAATCGGTACTGGTGATCGATCAATCCTTGACGATTACGGATAGCGATCCGATATCCAGCACCAGCCAAGCAATCAGTGAAGCTTTATCGGGTGAGGAGAATAAAACCGTGCGGCTGCGAACGGTTTTAGATGCGATCGCTCAGGCAACTAAGGATAAGCGGATTGTAGGCGTATATTTAGATGGCAGTGGTTCCTCTAGTTCTAGCACCGGGTTTGCGACACTCAAAGAAGTCCGTTCGGCGCTGGAAAAATTCCGCAAGTCCGGGAAAAAGATTGTTGCCTACAACATGGATTTGGGGAAACGGGAATATTATTTAAGCTCAGTGGCAGACACCATTGTGATGAACCCGTTGGGAACAATCGAAATGAACGGTCTGCGTTCTGAGTCGATATTTCTGACAGGAGCCTTGCAAAAGTACGGAGTTGGGGTTCAGGTGATCCGGGTCGGGAAATTTAAGGCAGCGGTGGAACCCTATGTACTCACTAAACTGAGTCCGGAGAACCGACAACAAACTCAGAATTTGTTGGGTGATTTGTGGGGAGACTTTCTGACAACGGTGAGCCAGGGTCGAAAATTAAACCCAAAACAGCTACAAGCGATCGCAGACACTCAAGGAATATTAACCGCACCGGATGCGAAAAAACGTGGCTTTGTGGATCAAGTAGCGTATCTAGATCAGGTGGTGGCAGACCTGAAAAAGCTGACTGGCAGGACAGAAGAAGATAAATCATTTCGTCAAATTAACCTCGCCACTTACGCCAGAGCGACTCAAAGCGAGGGTACAAATCGCACTTCTGACAATAAAATTGCCCTACTTTACGCTGAAGGCGAAATCGTGGACGGTGAAGGCACCTCTCGGCAAGTCGGAGGCGATCGCTTTGCCAGACAGCTGCGACGGCTGCGGCTTGATAAAGATGTGAAGGCAGTCGTGCTACGGGTAAATAGTCCCGGCGGTAGCGCCTCGGCATCCGAGGTGATTCAGCGAGAGGTGCGGCTGACTCGTCAGGTGAAGCCAATCATCGTTTCTATGGGCGATGTAGCAGCATCCGGTGGCTACTGGATTTCCACCTATGCTAACCAGATTTACGCCGAACCAAATACCATCACTGGCTCGATTGGTGTCTTTGGGATGCTGCTCAATTTCCAAAAGCTGGCGAATAATAATGGCATCACCTGGGATGTCGTCAAAACTTCCAAACTTGCTGACAGCACCACGGTTTCTCGTCCCAAAACGCCTCAAGAGTTGGCGATTCATCAGCAATTTGTCAACCAGATTTACGGTCAGTTCCTCAACAAAGTAGCGGATTCTCGAAAACTCTCAAAGCAGAAAGTCGCTGAGATTGCCCAAGGGCGAGTGTGGTCGGGTCAAGATGCCAAGCAACTGGGACTGGTTGATCGGATTGGCGGCATTGATGATGCCATCCAATCTGCTGCTGTTACTGCTAAACTAGGCGAAAATTGGGAGCTGGAAGAGTATCCTAAGGTTCGCAGCCTGGAACAACGTATTTTGAAACAGTTTGCGGGTGGCGAAAATGCCCAAATCAAGGAACCATCCGACCTCCTGAGTGCAGAACTCCTCAAGTTACAAGAGGAATTGATGGCTCTCAAAATAATGAACGATCCCAGAGGTATTTACGCCCGTTTGCCCTATAATTTGCGAATTGATTAG
- a CDS encoding GDYXXLXY domain-containing protein has product MRHTSQSSSITPTLVEQQLPKRMPAWRLWVPLLFQTAIVLAAPAGPFYTTLTGKTVVLKTVPVDPYDFLRGYSQTLSYNISRQENLRSLPGWKALVKQHLEAKATDLPSSVPPLNSLPTGIRFYVILEAPDAAKANSPQAWKPVRVSSKMPKSLPANQIALKGKSSGNSIDYGLESYYMPEARRDEINQDIHQAQGGRQRQSIVVEAKVDAQGRAVPISFWVSDRHYRF; this is encoded by the coding sequence ATGCGCCACACTTCTCAATCATCTTCAATCACTCCGACTCTCGTAGAGCAGCAACTTCCAAAGCGAATGCCTGCTTGGAGACTCTGGGTGCCTCTTCTGTTCCAAACAGCGATTGTTCTTGCCGCACCTGCTGGGCCATTTTATACCACCCTCACCGGGAAAACGGTCGTCCTCAAGACGGTTCCCGTAGACCCTTACGATTTCTTGCGTGGCTATTCGCAGACGCTAAGCTATAACATCTCGCGTCAAGAGAATTTGCGATCGCTTCCGGGGTGGAAAGCGTTAGTGAAACAACACCTCGAAGCAAAAGCAACGGATTTGCCCTCGTCTGTACCGCCATTAAATTCTTTACCTACAGGAATTCGCTTCTATGTGATTTTAGAAGCACCTGATGCTGCTAAAGCCAATTCTCCTCAAGCGTGGAAACCTGTGCGGGTAAGCAGCAAAATGCCTAAATCTTTACCTGCCAATCAGATAGCTTTAAAGGGCAAATCTAGCGGTAACTCCATCGACTACGGTTTAGAAAGCTACTATATGCCAGAAGCGCGGCGGGATGAAATTAACCAGGATATTCATCAAGCCCAAGGGGGCAGACAACGGCAATCGATTGTCGTGGAAGCGAAAGTGGATGCCCAAGGTCGTGCAGTCCCGATTAGCTTCTGGGTAAGCGATCGCCATTATCGATTTTAA